A genome region from Betaproteobacteria bacterium includes the following:
- a CDS encoding methyltransferase domain-containing protein — protein MTVNLDVFDALPLKERLFVRGRLASAPLHELAARAQGLSLLDVGCGHGALVALLAVGRPERHVVGIDPDTRKIDWARRSVGRCSNVELIACTIDALAAERPAEFDTVLVADVLYLLAAETWAPFLDAAHELLRPGGRLVLKEAEDDGSWRMTKALWQERLMVHLLRRTQSSGAVGFVPREMLTEALHRARFTIEETVGLARGYSTPHVLFTARAA, from the coding sequence ATGACAGTGAATCTGGACGTATTCGACGCCTTGCCACTCAAAGAACGGCTGTTCGTGCGCGGCCGGCTGGCTTCCGCGCCGCTGCACGAGCTGGCGGCGCGCGCGCAGGGATTGTCGCTTCTCGACGTCGGTTGCGGTCATGGTGCCTTGGTCGCGTTGCTCGCCGTTGGCCGACCGGAGCGTCATGTGGTTGGCATCGATCCCGACACGCGCAAGATCGACTGGGCGCGCCGGTCGGTTGGCCGCTGCAGTAACGTGGAGCTCATCGCATGCACGATTGATGCCCTGGCCGCCGAGCGGCCTGCCGAGTTCGACACGGTACTCGTGGCCGACGTTCTCTATTTGCTGGCCGCGGAAACTTGGGCGCCGTTCCTGGATGCCGCCCACGAGCTCCTGAGGCCCGGCGGGCGCCTCGTGCTCAAGGAAGCCGAAGACGACGGCTCATGGCGCATGACCAAGGCGTTGTGGCAAGAGCGGCTGATGGTGCATCTCTTGCGACGCACGCAATCGAGCGGTGCCGTAGGGTTTGTGCCGCGCGAAATGCTCACCGAGGCACTGCACCGGGCGCGCTTTACGATCGAGGAAACGGTCGGTCTCGCGCGTGGATATTCCACGCCGCATGTCCTGTTCACGGCACGGGCTGCCTGA
- a CDS encoding MFS transporter gives MIPYDSRTRFPPKNNTESFVAHIKKHGFHYAWVVLAAACVLNIVARADQASFGVFIDPLVEQFGWKRGDISFAYSLAFLIGLPAVVIMGWLGDRFGARQLMLIAAAMIGAGTILLGSIEELWQFYLIYGVLVGSMGHAAFSVLLPVIMTRWFHRHLGVVMGLYWAGQGVGPMIFAPLFRWLLETRGWQDTFTVIGLVLGVILAFFSLFIHSNPAAKGLQPYGSEDGPTRPGAPAASGTKPISLREVLRQPVVWRLTAIHHLGCLSHSVILAHVVSMATFKGIPGVEAAGVLAAIAGSSVISRFAFSVIADRFGGRLTLTLSLLGQSLPVIILFFATEPWIFYLFAIVFGLSYGGEMVGFPIINKQLFGAKAPLSSIYSFEMVGAGTGMALGGWLGGGLFDMTGDYTWALTTSLIVGCVGVPLAMSLPRHTAPPPQKVLAPA, from the coding sequence CTGATACCATACGACAGCAGGACGCGGTTCCCTCCCAAGAACAACACCGAGTCTTTCGTGGCACACATCAAAAAGCACGGCTTCCACTACGCCTGGGTCGTTCTCGCGGCCGCGTGCGTCCTCAACATCGTTGCGCGCGCCGACCAGGCCTCTTTCGGCGTCTTCATCGATCCGCTGGTCGAGCAGTTCGGCTGGAAGCGCGGCGACATCTCCTTCGCCTATTCGCTCGCATTCCTGATCGGACTCCCGGCGGTGGTGATCATGGGCTGGCTGGGCGATCGCTTCGGGGCGCGCCAGCTCATGCTGATCGCTGCGGCCATGATCGGCGCAGGCACCATCCTGCTGGGCTCGATCGAAGAGCTGTGGCAGTTCTACCTCATCTACGGCGTCTTGGTCGGCTCCATGGGGCATGCAGCCTTCAGCGTCCTTCTGCCCGTCATCATGACGCGATGGTTCCACCGCCACCTCGGCGTCGTCATGGGTCTGTATTGGGCGGGGCAGGGTGTCGGGCCGATGATCTTCGCACCTCTGTTTCGCTGGCTGCTCGAAACGCGGGGCTGGCAGGACACCTTCACCGTCATCGGCCTGGTCCTGGGCGTGATCCTGGCGTTCTTTTCGCTCTTCATCCACAGCAATCCCGCCGCCAAGGGCCTGCAGCCCTATGGCAGCGAAGACGGGCCGACAAGGCCGGGGGCGCCCGCCGCGTCCGGCACCAAGCCGATCAGCCTGCGCGAGGTCCTGCGGCAGCCGGTCGTGTGGCGATTGACCGCGATCCATCACCTCGGCTGCCTTTCGCATTCGGTCATCCTCGCCCATGTCGTATCGATGGCCACCTTCAAGGGCATCCCGGGCGTGGAGGCGGCCGGCGTGCTGGCCGCCATCGCCGGCAGCTCGGTGATCAGCCGCTTCGCCTTCTCCGTCATCGCCGACCGATTCGGCGGCCGGTTGACGCTCACGCTGTCGCTGCTCGGACAGAGCCTGCCCGTCATCATTCTGTTCTTTGCCACCGAACCGTGGATCTTCTACCTCTTCGCCATCGTCTTCGGCCTGAGCTACGGCGGCGAAATGGTGGGCTTCCCGATCATCAACAAGCAGCTCTTCGGCGCGAAAGCGCCTCTGAGCTCGATCTACTCGTTCGAGATGGTCGGCGCCGGCACCGGCATGGCGCTGGGCGGCTGGCTGGGCGGCGGGCTGTTCGACATGACGGGTGACTATACCTGGGCGCTGACGACATCCCTCATCGTCGGCTGCGTGGGCGTGCCGCTGGCGATGTCGTTGCCGCGGCACACGGCGCCGCCGCCGCAGAAGGTGCTGGCGCCGGCGTAG
- a CDS encoding LysR family transcriptional regulator, with protein MRSLNLDQLQTLQEVIALGSFSAAAQKLRLTQPAVSLQVRELEKRFGVRLVQRFGKRAYATAAGEELLRYAGRLIAEAGHATMAMRRHREGHLGHARLGTSVAVCTYLLPPVLTELRRAHPVIELTISLGTTEYVVERILDNELDIGIVTMPVKRHPALAVEPLREDPMMAFFPGGERRLPRAADPHYLAGRNLILSHRQSQTYRIIARWFEAKGIELRPIMELANTEAIKTLVAAGIGVGILPLERKQGILVYGKTQVRPLEPALIRELSIVRRREKHPEPALGIVLDALQALSTRTGAQPARSDAGG; from the coding sequence ATGCGCAGCCTGAACCTGGATCAATTACAGACGCTGCAGGAAGTGATCGCGCTCGGCAGTTTCTCGGCGGCGGCGCAGAAGCTGCGCCTGACGCAGCCCGCCGTCAGCCTGCAGGTGCGGGAGCTGGAAAAGCGCTTCGGCGTGCGGCTGGTCCAACGCTTCGGCAAGCGCGCCTATGCGACTGCCGCGGGTGAGGAGTTGCTACGCTACGCCGGCCGGTTGATCGCGGAAGCCGGGCACGCAACCATGGCCATGCGCCGGCACCGGGAGGGCCACCTGGGCCATGCGCGCCTGGGGACGTCGGTAGCCGTGTGCACTTATCTGCTGCCGCCCGTGCTGACCGAGTTGCGGCGCGCACACCCCGTGATCGAGCTCACGATCTCGCTCGGGACCACCGAGTACGTCGTCGAGCGCATTCTCGACAACGAGCTCGACATCGGCATCGTGACCATGCCGGTCAAACGCCATCCGGCGCTCGCAGTCGAGCCCTTGCGCGAGGACCCCATGATGGCGTTCTTTCCGGGCGGCGAGCGCCGGCTGCCGCGCGCAGCCGATCCGCACTACCTGGCCGGCCGCAATCTGATCCTGAGCCATCGGCAAAGCCAGACTTACCGGATCATCGCGCGCTGGTTCGAGGCCAAGGGCATCGAGCTGCGTCCCATCATGGAGCTGGCCAACACCGAGGCGATCAAGACACTGGTCGCCGCGGGGATTGGTGTGGGCATCCTCCCGCTCGAGCGCAAACAGGGGATCCTGGTGTACGGCAAGACGCAAGTACGCCCGCTCGAGCCTGCGCTCATACGCGAGCTGAGCATCGTTCGGCGCCGCGAAAAGCATCCGGAGCCGGCGCTCGGAATCGTGCTCGATGCGTTGCAGGCCCTGTCGACGCGAACGGGCGCGCAGCCTGCCCGAAGTGACGCTGGCGGATGA
- a CDS encoding TetR family transcriptional regulator: MKTDSAQAPRTRGRPRGFDREQALERAMELFWRQGYESTSIADLTKAMGINPPSLYAAFGDKERLFLEAVERYGGHSRQTLESILSAAPSARAAVERLLEATARECTDPCHPPGCMIVSAATNCSAGGAHVQAALAARRRSAEAKVKARIAHGVKQGELPARTDCGALAKFYCTVIEGMSIQARDGASRRSLLATAAAAMRAWPARKANA; this comes from the coding sequence ATGAAAACCGATTCAGCTCAGGCTCCGCGAACGCGCGGGCGCCCCCGGGGATTCGATCGGGAACAGGCGCTCGAGCGCGCGATGGAGCTGTTCTGGCGCCAGGGTTACGAGTCGACTTCGATTGCCGATCTCACCAAGGCGATGGGCATCAATCCGCCCAGCCTGTACGCCGCCTTCGGCGACAAGGAGCGGCTGTTCCTGGAGGCGGTCGAGCGCTATGGCGGCCATTCGAGACAGACGCTGGAGTCCATACTGAGCGCGGCGCCCAGCGCCCGCGCGGCGGTCGAGCGCCTGCTCGAGGCAACGGCGCGCGAATGCACCGATCCCTGTCACCCGCCGGGCTGCATGATCGTGAGCGCGGCCACCAACTGCTCGGCCGGGGGGGCGCACGTGCAGGCTGCGCTGGCGGCACGGCGTCGGAGCGCCGAAGCGAAGGTGAAGGCGCGCATCGCTCACGGCGTGAAGCAAGGCGAATTGCCCGCGCGCACCGATTGCGGCGCACTTGCCAAGTTCTACTGCACCGTGATCGAAGGCATGTCGATTCAGGCGCGCGACGGCGCATCGCGCAGGAGCCTGCTGGCAACCGCCGCGGCCGCCATGCGCGCCTGGCCGGCAAGGAAAGCAAACGCCTGA